The following coding sequences lie in one Rutidosis leptorrhynchoides isolate AG116_Rl617_1_P2 chromosome 4, CSIRO_AGI_Rlap_v1, whole genome shotgun sequence genomic window:
- the LOC139841006 gene encoding uncharacterized mitochondrial protein AtMg00810-like — protein sequence MSSFAREFSMKDLGDLNYFLGISVTRNTHGLFLSQEKYAEDIIIRAGMTTCKTVKTPVDTNGKISGTQGPSYSDPTEFRSLAGALQYLTFTRPDISYAVQQICLHMHDPKECHMQALRRIIRYVRGTLSHGLQLTRSSISSLVSYTDADWGGCPDTRRSTSGYCVFLGGNLVSWSAKRQPTVSRSSAEAEYRGVANVVSESCWLRNLLLELHCPVSKATIVFCDNVSAIFLSGNPVQHQRTKHIEMDIHFVREKVARGQVRVLHVPTQFQIADIFTKGLPRALFEEFRNSLNVRSLSRSN from the coding sequence ATGTCCTCTTTTGCACGTGAATTTTCCATGAAAGATTTGGGGGATCTTAACTACTTTCTCGGGATCTCAGTCACTCGAAATACTCATGGTCTATTTTTAAGTCAGGAAAAGTATGCAGAGGACATCATCATTCGAGCTGGAATGACAACTTGCAAAACCGTTAAAACGCCGGTTGATACGAATGGTAAAATCAGTGGTACGCAAGGTCCATCATATTCTGATCCAACCGAATTTAGAAGTCTAGCTGGCGCCTTACAATACTTGACGTTTACGAGACCCGATATCTCCTATGCGGTTCAACAAATCTGTCTCCATATGCATGATCCGAAAGAGTGTCATATGCAAGCTTTACGTCGTATCATTCGTTATGTGCGTGGTACTCTCTCTCACGGCTTACAGCTCACTCGAAGCTCCATCTCCTCCTTAGTCTCTTACACGGACGCTGATTGGGGTGGGTGTCCTGATACACGTCGTTCGACATCCGGTTATTGTGTTTTTCTCGGGGGTAATTTAGTATCGTGGTCTGCTAAACGCCAACCTACTGTTTCCCGTTCTAGTGCCGAAGCCGAATATCGAGGTGTTGCAAATGTTGTGTCTGAATCATGTTGGCTACGCAATCTTTTGTTAGAACTCCATTGTCCGGTGTCCAAGGCTACTATTGTTTTTTGTGATAATGTTAGTGCGATTTTTCTTTCCGGCAATCCAGTGCAACATCAACGAACGAAGCATATAGAGATGGATATTCACTTTGTTCGTGAAAAAGTCGCCAGAGGGCAAGTACGTGTTCTTCATGTTCCAACACAGTTTCAAATTGCAGACATATTTACCAAGGGGTTACCTCGTGCCTTGTTTGAAGAATTTCGGAACAGTTTAAACGTCCGCTCGCTCTCCCGCTCAAACTGA